Proteins encoded together in one Pontiella desulfatans window:
- a CDS encoding arylsulfatase: protein MNNKLAKHLAMGSVLGALVTFGMASEKPNVIYILADDLGYGEVGYNGQKMIQTPELDAMAAAGMKFTAHYCGNAVCAPTRCSLMTGLHPGHAYIRANSPGYPNGQTPLPEGMETVATLAKRAGYTTAIIGKWGLGGVLEDVPNPVLNSGHPNKQGFDHFFGYLDQRKAHNYYPDHLWRNSEFVKLDNPGGAWGKGNKDYSHDLMTEEAVNWITTNKDKPMFLYLAYCIPHTHWQVPELGQYEDKDWPEEKFKIQAAMVSRMDRDIGRIKRLLEELGIAENTLIMFNSDNGAHGQGGTREFFDTTAGLKGKKRQMTEGGVRSPMLAYWPGNVPAGTSSDHISAFWDILPTLAELTGEKISGRTDGISMLPELLGKPEKQQKHNYLYWELYEGRPNCGVRMGKWKGIALDRRKGMNIELYDLEADETEQVNVAHEHPEVVERIREAMLEAHEPSPFWDKDNRPLYNAKAACALNDVNYVPRKPKAKKKK, encoded by the coding sequence ATGAACAATAAACTAGCTAAACATCTGGCGATGGGTTCGGTGCTGGGCGCTTTGGTAACGTTCGGTATGGCCTCAGAAAAGCCGAATGTGATTTATATCCTGGCGGATGATCTTGGGTATGGAGAGGTCGGCTACAACGGCCAGAAAATGATACAAACGCCGGAACTGGATGCGATGGCGGCGGCCGGAATGAAGTTTACGGCCCATTATTGCGGCAATGCGGTCTGCGCGCCGACGCGCTGCTCATTGATGACCGGGCTGCATCCGGGCCATGCCTACATTCGCGCGAACAGTCCGGGTTATCCGAACGGTCAGACGCCGTTGCCGGAGGGAATGGAAACGGTGGCCACACTGGCGAAACGTGCGGGGTATACCACGGCGATCATCGGTAAGTGGGGGCTGGGCGGCGTGCTCGAGGATGTGCCGAACCCAGTGCTGAACAGCGGCCATCCCAACAAGCAGGGCTTCGATCACTTTTTCGGCTATCTCGACCAGCGCAAGGCGCACAACTATTATCCGGATCATCTCTGGCGTAACAGCGAGTTTGTGAAGCTGGATAATCCGGGTGGGGCCTGGGGAAAAGGCAACAAAGACTACAGCCACGACCTGATGACGGAAGAGGCGGTCAACTGGATCACGACCAATAAGGACAAACCGATGTTCCTGTATCTGGCCTATTGCATTCCGCATACCCATTGGCAGGTGCCTGAACTGGGTCAGTATGAAGATAAAGATTGGCCGGAAGAAAAATTTAAAATCCAGGCGGCGATGGTGTCGCGTATGGACCGCGATATCGGCCGGATCAAACGGCTGCTGGAGGAGTTGGGCATCGCGGAAAATACGCTGATCATGTTCAACTCCGATAATGGAGCGCATGGCCAGGGCGGTACGCGCGAGTTTTTCGATACCACAGCTGGGCTGAAGGGTAAAAAGCGCCAAATGACCGAGGGTGGCGTGCGTTCCCCGATGTTGGCCTACTGGCCGGGTAACGTTCCCGCCGGCACCAGCTCGGACCATATTTCGGCCTTCTGGGATATTCTTCCAACCCTGGCGGAGCTGACCGGAGAAAAGATTTCGGGCCGCACCGATGGAATATCCATGCTGCCTGAACTGTTGGGAAAACCGGAAAAACAGCAGAAGCATAACTATCTCTATTGGGAACTGTATGAAGGGCGCCCCAATTGCGGGGTGCGCATGGGCAAGTGGAAGGGGATTGCTCTGGATCGTCGGAAGGGCATGAATATCGAGCTGTATGATCTGGAGGCGGATGAAACCGAACAGGTGAATGTGGCGCATGAACATCCGGAAGTGGTGGAGCGCATTCGCGAAGCCATGCTGGAAGCCCACGAGCCGAGCCCGTTCTGGGACAAAGACAACCGTCCGCTCTATAATGCAAAGGCCGCATGTGCATTGAACGACGTGAACTATGTGCCTCGAAAACCCAAAGCAAAAAAGAAGAAATGA
- a CDS encoding sulfatase, producing MKIMNRINLCVVLAVSILASAEAKPRPNVVLIVCDDLNDYITGIPGQTGHSQSLTPNVEKLARSGVAFRRAYSNNPVCAPSRSSFLTGIYPHTSGNLFWSKWYENDVLKNSNTLMEHFRNNGYHVAGTGKLMHHHWPESWSGGEYKNKTDYGPYWFNGEKRWSHPSVPEPFAGIGPIDGSFAPLGPKPDGVPENAGWKYGWGKEQPLDFSDSESRALTPDELNAAWAVKKIGEFGRQKGSDPFFLAVGFVRPHTPLHVPQEYFDRFPMDEINLPEIKENDAADTHYKDIFDPEQKGLRYYRTLLESYDGDKEQALKKFTQAYLACVAAVDDCIGQVVGAIDNSPLKDNTIIVVTSDHGWQMGQKEYLFKNSPWEESLRIPFIVRAPGIAKPGGIAEHPISLIDLYPTLVDLCGLEGDTSKNNRGAKLDGYSVRSFLEDPVSGKWEGPEGALSMIYGELNNSIPAGKDDDLESQVWTYRTERWRYIRYNDGVEELYDHENDPREWHNLAGNPEYASVKKKLNAFMPSQEEPGTRTKEAAGK from the coding sequence ATGAAAATAATGAACCGGATTAATTTATGCGTTGTTTTGGCAGTAAGTATTTTGGCTTCTGCCGAGGCAAAACCGCGTCCGAATGTGGTGCTGATTGTCTGCGACGACCTGAATGATTATATCACCGGAATTCCCGGGCAGACGGGGCATTCGCAGAGTTTGACCCCGAATGTGGAAAAGCTGGCGAGATCGGGCGTGGCCTTCCGCCGGGCCTACAGCAACAATCCGGTCTGTGCACCGTCGAGGTCGAGCTTCCTGACGGGGATCTATCCGCATACGTCCGGCAATCTGTTCTGGAGCAAGTGGTATGAAAACGATGTGCTGAAAAATTCCAATACCTTGATGGAGCATTTCAGGAACAACGGATATCACGTGGCCGGAACGGGGAAACTGATGCACCATCACTGGCCTGAATCGTGGAGCGGCGGGGAGTACAAAAACAAGACCGACTATGGCCCCTACTGGTTTAACGGTGAGAAGCGGTGGTCGCACCCATCGGTTCCGGAACCCTTTGCCGGCATCGGTCCTATCGACGGTTCGTTTGCCCCGCTGGGTCCGAAACCGGACGGAGTGCCGGAGAATGCCGGCTGGAAATATGGCTGGGGCAAAGAGCAACCTCTTGATTTTTCTGACTCTGAATCACGTGCGCTGACTCCTGATGAACTGAATGCGGCATGGGCGGTTAAAAAGATCGGCGAGTTCGGGCGGCAGAAGGGATCCGACCCATTCTTCCTCGCCGTGGGATTTGTCCGTCCGCATACTCCGTTGCATGTGCCTCAGGAATATTTTGACCGGTTTCCGATGGATGAAATCAACCTGCCGGAAATCAAGGAGAATGATGCAGCCGATACGCATTATAAGGACATATTTGATCCGGAGCAGAAAGGATTGCGCTACTACCGCACCTTGCTTGAATCGTATGATGGCGATAAAGAACAGGCGCTGAAAAAGTTTACACAGGCCTATCTGGCATGTGTCGCTGCAGTGGATGACTGCATCGGCCAGGTGGTCGGTGCAATAGATAACAGTCCGCTCAAAGACAACACCATCATTGTGGTCACCAGCGATCATGGCTGGCAGATGGGGCAGAAGGAATATCTCTTTAAAAATTCGCCATGGGAAGAGAGCCTGCGCATTCCCTTTATTGTACGTGCGCCGGGGATTGCAAAGCCCGGCGGCATAGCAGAGCATCCAATTTCGCTGATTGATCTATATCCCACGCTGGTTGATCTGTGTGGATTGGAGGGGGATACCAGTAAGAACAATCGGGGCGCCAAGCTAGATGGGTACAGCGTACGTTCGTTTCTGGAAGATCCCGTCAGTGGAAAATGGGAGGGCCCGGAAGGCGCACTTTCGATGATCTACGGTGAGTTGAACAACAGTATTCCTGCCGGTAAAGACGATGATCTTGAGAGCCAGGTCTGGACATATCGAACCGAACGCTGGCGCTACATTCGCTACAACGACGGAGTGGAAGAGCTCTATGATCATGAGAATGATCCGCGCGAGTGGCACAACCTTGCTGGAAATCCTGAATATGCTTCTGTTAAAAAGAAACTGAATGCATTTATGCCATCGCAAGAGGAACCGGGTACGCGGACGAAGGAAGCCGCTGGAAAGTAA
- a CDS encoding right-handed parallel beta-helix repeat-containing protein: MKNLFYAAIFSLFSVSVYAENQTYYVNSDIGNDANPGTSRANPWASLEKVNSVTFEPGDRILFQAGSVYKGQLKLKGSGAEGSPIVIDMYGVGGKPRIDGEGKVLDTVLLENVEYWEVNNLEITNLGPERREWQTGIKAWANSYGTIHHIQFKNLYVHDVNGHLKKDVEGCGIFAQASGDKFSNFDGLLVEDCHVVRTDRNGICMSSDFTNRSKNWFPSYNVVMRGNLVEDCGGDGIKPWGTVGCVVEYNTVHYARQRCDGYAVGIWPWSADNTLIQYNEVSHTKGAVDGQGFDSDYNCNNTTFQYNYSHDNDGGFMLMCTPTPDEDNIGCNGTVVRYNISQNDMQRIFQINGRVKDTQVYNNIIYTRKELNVPLVLAVNIDGDYAQNLSFYNNIFYTDGTMRYSHSTKWLPKGLHRHAPGLAKMDVIFSNNAYFGNHENRPEDKHAITDDPMLVNPGSGGNGLDSLDGYKLKAGSPCIATGKAIAESGVLDFWGNKLDGGKPSIGVHEPKSH, from the coding sequence ATGAAAAATCTGTTTTATGCCGCCATTTTCTCTTTGTTTTCGGTCTCTGTTTACGCCGAAAACCAAACCTATTATGTGAATAGCGATATCGGGAATGATGCAAACCCCGGAACCTCCCGTGCGAACCCCTGGGCCAGCCTGGAGAAGGTGAACTCCGTGACGTTTGAGCCCGGCGACCGGATTCTGTTCCAGGCCGGGTCGGTGTATAAGGGGCAGTTGAAGCTGAAGGGTTCGGGAGCAGAAGGCAGTCCGATCGTGATCGATATGTACGGCGTCGGTGGCAAGCCGCGCATTGATGGGGAAGGCAAGGTGCTCGATACCGTTTTGCTGGAAAACGTTGAGTACTGGGAAGTCAATAATCTCGAAATTACCAACCTGGGTCCCGAACGCCGGGAATGGCAGACGGGTATCAAGGCCTGGGCCAACAGCTATGGAACGATCCATCATATCCAGTTTAAAAACCTGTATGTTCATGATGTGAACGGGCATCTAAAGAAAGATGTCGAAGGCTGCGGGATCTTTGCTCAGGCTTCAGGAGATAAATTCTCAAATTTTGATGGGCTTCTTGTTGAAGACTGCCATGTGGTCCGTACGGATCGAAACGGCATCTGCATGAGCAGCGACTTTACGAATCGATCGAAAAACTGGTTCCCGAGTTATAATGTCGTGATGCGCGGCAATCTGGTCGAGGACTGCGGCGGCGACGGTATCAAGCCGTGGGGAACAGTTGGCTGTGTGGTCGAATATAATACCGTGCACTATGCAAGACAGCGCTGCGACGGATACGCGGTGGGCATCTGGCCGTGGAGTGCGGATAACACCCTGATTCAATATAATGAAGTATCGCACACCAAAGGCGCGGTTGACGGGCAGGGATTTGACTCGGACTACAACTGCAACAACACGACCTTCCAGTATAACTACAGCCATGATAACGATGGCGGGTTTATGCTCATGTGCACCCCGACGCCGGATGAAGATAATATTGGATGCAACGGAACGGTTGTACGCTATAACATCAGCCAGAATGATATGCAGCGCATCTTCCAGATCAACGGGCGCGTAAAAGACACGCAGGTTTACAATAATATTATCTACACCAGAAAGGAACTGAATGTTCCTCTCGTGCTGGCGGTTAATATTGACGGGGACTACGCCCAGAATCTGAGCTTCTATAACAATATTTTCTACACCGATGGAACTATGCGTTATTCGCACTCAACAAAATGGCTTCCAAAAGGGTTGCACCGCCATGCGCCGGGTCTGGCCAAAATGGATGTGATCTTCTCCAACAACGCCTACTTTGGTAACCACGAGAACCGGCCTGAAGATAAACATGCGATCACGGACGATCCGATGCTGGTAAATCCCGGCAGCGGTGGAAACGGACTCGATTCCCTGGACGGTTATAAATTGAAAGCCGGCTCGCCGTGCATCGCGACCGGCAAAGCCATCGCCGAATCCGGCGTGCTGGATTTCTGGGGGAACAAGCTGGATGGTGGAAAGCCTTCGATCGGCGTACACGAACCGAAATCCCATTGA
- a CDS encoding sialate O-acetylesterase produces the protein MKRVTPSRQLIVFVRITVMLLTCLSMQAFAEVHLPNMFSDHMILQREQENPVWGTDRPNQKIEVSIAGESVSTVADAEGKWRVRLPALPAGGPHAIKVAGSSTTTIKDVLVGEVWFCSGQSNMQWPVEKTYGADVEIAAANQPKIRLLSVTQHGTSIPQDDIKGQWQVCSPQTVSEFSAVGYYYGQFLHQALGVPVGLIDNSWGGSTAEAWLPRSALEASGDYDEMLELWDEQVENFDPAEFEAYKKRYQAWAKGGYKGPAMEWYRTVHPVNGQITPANIYNGMVHPLKGYGIRGVIWYQGESNRARAEQYRQLFPTLVEQWRKEWNQGDFPFYWVQLADFGKEIDEPADDEWAELREAQTIAFDELSNAGQTVIIDLGEGRDIHPRNKKTVASRLARWPLANDYGFDMACQSPRYKAMEIVGSKVRITLDHVSAEGLWSFDTHEVIGFSISGADKEFVWAKARIIDGSTVEIWSDTVEKPVAVRYGWAQNPKVNLFDRNGLPLTPFRTDDWPMLSSGRVK, from the coding sequence ATGAAGAGGGTTACGCCAAGCCGGCAGTTGATCGTTTTTGTGCGAATTACAGTGATGCTTTTGACCTGCTTATCCATGCAGGCTTTTGCCGAGGTCCATCTCCCCAATATGTTTAGCGATCATATGATACTGCAACGGGAGCAGGAAAATCCTGTTTGGGGAACGGATCGGCCCAACCAAAAAATAGAGGTGTCCATCGCGGGAGAATCTGTTTCGACGGTTGCGGATGCTGAAGGGAAATGGCGCGTCCGGCTTCCGGCGCTTCCTGCGGGTGGCCCCCATGCCATTAAGGTTGCGGGGAGCAGTACCACGACGATTAAAGACGTCCTGGTTGGAGAGGTGTGGTTCTGCTCGGGACAATCCAATATGCAATGGCCGGTCGAAAAAACGTATGGGGCGGACGTTGAAATTGCTGCGGCAAATCAACCGAAAATCCGCCTGCTAAGTGTGACGCAGCACGGAACGAGTATTCCCCAGGATGATATAAAAGGTCAATGGCAGGTGTGCTCTCCGCAAACGGTGTCGGAATTTTCGGCGGTGGGATATTATTATGGCCAATTCCTGCACCAGGCCCTGGGGGTGCCGGTGGGGTTGATTGATAATTCGTGGGGCGGGTCAACGGCAGAAGCATGGCTTCCGCGCAGTGCGCTTGAGGCTTCCGGCGACTATGACGAGATGCTGGAACTCTGGGATGAGCAGGTCGAAAATTTTGATCCGGCGGAATTTGAAGCTTATAAAAAGAGATACCAGGCGTGGGCAAAGGGGGGATACAAGGGCCCGGCCATGGAATGGTACCGAACGGTTCATCCCGTCAACGGGCAGATCACGCCGGCTAATATATACAACGGAATGGTGCATCCCTTGAAAGGTTATGGGATCCGTGGTGTGATCTGGTATCAGGGGGAATCCAACCGGGCGCGGGCTGAACAGTACAGACAGCTTTTTCCAACCCTGGTGGAACAGTGGCGCAAGGAATGGAATCAGGGCGACTTCCCGTTCTATTGGGTGCAGCTGGCCGATTTCGGGAAAGAAATAGACGAACCGGCCGATGACGAGTGGGCTGAGCTTCGTGAAGCACAAACCATCGCTTTTGATGAGCTGTCGAATGCGGGCCAGACCGTGATCATTGATCTGGGGGAAGGGCGCGATATCCATCCCCGCAATAAAAAAACCGTCGCCAGCCGTCTGGCGCGCTGGCCGCTGGCCAATGACTACGGGTTCGATATGGCGTGCCAGAGCCCGAGGTACAAGGCGATGGAAATCGTCGGCAGCAAGGTGCGCATTACACTCGATCATGTCAGTGCAGAGGGACTCTGGAGCTTTGATACCCATGAAGTGATCGGTTTCAGCATCTCGGGCGCGGACAAGGAATTTGTCTGGGCCAAAGCGAGAATCATCGATGGGTCAACAGTCGAAATCTGGAGCGATACGGTGGAAAAACCTGTCGCAGTCCGTTACGGCTGGGCGCAAAACCCGAAGGTGAACCTGTTTGATCGCAATGGACTACCGCTTACCCCTTTTCGTACCGATGATTGGCCGATGCTTTCGTCTGGACGGGTTAAATAG
- a CDS encoding alpha/beta hydrolase, with protein sequence MTMKIALITMLGLTIFSALAAGKSRGRPPMAAIDVPVDVSYTVHQYREGAFPRAGQVGIAVAKEHLDKDNTLPVVVFIHGGGWAKGDKDQLAWQCIRYAQKGYVAATVSYRLIDEAPFPACIQDVMEAIRYIKSICPEISGDPDNIGLQGYSAGAHLALMIALASDEETFHSGAYAEYDSSVKCAFVISAPTDFPERKNRGEALTQLHEQQRGDSEFLRRVSPVEHVVADQVPILMVHGTNDELVPSFHYEHFKIRCSEAGVENFKLITEPGGGHMFFFKERKTYQPIMDAFFREHLGPAN encoded by the coding sequence ATGACTATGAAGATTGCTTTGATTACTATGTTGGGATTGACCATCTTTTCGGCACTTGCCGCAGGTAAATCTCGTGGCAGGCCTCCTATGGCGGCCATTGATGTTCCGGTTGATGTCAGTTATACCGTTCATCAATACCGTGAAGGGGCGTTTCCCCGCGCGGGGCAGGTGGGTATTGCCGTTGCAAAGGAGCATTTGGATAAAGATAATACACTTCCGGTCGTCGTATTTATTCATGGCGGAGGCTGGGCGAAAGGTGACAAAGATCAGTTGGCCTGGCAATGTATTCGCTATGCTCAGAAAGGGTATGTTGCGGCAACAGTTTCGTATCGCCTGATTGATGAGGCCCCTTTTCCTGCCTGCATTCAGGATGTGATGGAGGCGATCCGATATATCAAATCCATCTGCCCGGAAATTTCAGGCGATCCGGATAATATCGGTTTGCAGGGATATTCCGCCGGGGCCCATTTGGCTCTCATGATTGCGCTGGCCTCCGATGAAGAGACGTTTCATTCCGGCGCTTATGCTGAATATGACTCCTCAGTGAAATGTGCCTTTGTAATCTCTGCTCCTACAGATTTTCCGGAGCGGAAGAACAGGGGCGAAGCCTTAACGCAGCTCCACGAGCAGCAAAGAGGCGATTCGGAATTTTTACGACGCGTTTCACCGGTTGAGCATGTCGTTGCGGACCAGGTCCCGATCCTGATGGTACATGGAACGAACGATGAACTGGTCCCGTCGTTCCATTACGAACATTTTAAAATCCGCTGCAGTGAAGCCGGCGTCGAGAATTTTAAGCTGATCACCGAGCCCGGGGGCGGGCACATGTTTTTCTTTAAAGAGCGAAAAACCTATCAACCGATCATGGATGCTTTTTTTCGGGAGCATCTAGGGCCTGCTAATTAG
- a CDS encoding right-handed parallel beta-helix repeat-containing protein: MLTDEQSSSTNHVNAPSVSVELFTSVTQGSGYTKAGTFNAEILNISYGTWEQFVGTVPASILNDRDGEYIQIRFTRDNPDASHRIWIDDASLTTSIPVAATFYIDAVSGSDTNNGTSMATAWQSLDRVNSEAYGEGSEILLKRNQTHFGKIYLSGQGGSSNAPLVIGAYGTGERPVVDAGGYLAGVHIEDCEHILVRDLEITGDSTNTVDGSDSGDQYGVYVNATWGNSSDFITLTNLHIRDIYPETDTASEGANPTTYIGTAISFQGSGNTSVSYRVNDILVVDCTISNVGYKAISMNRSNRILLEHNMMWDIGGPALQPGRCSNVVVRGNLVDKSGSFSDPRMHGRGSGIWPWTCDDVLIEENTFMHARGRADSCGVHIDFGNRDVIVQRNLSIDNAGGFLEILGNNSNCTYRYNISVDDGTRVKGVVDQGTIPNNQDGHIFWLSGFVGSGNDPFGPYNSYIYNNTIYVNTNITSTFSFQEWSEGVLIANNIFHVDGATTNITGDFADDYTPEMIAGVFWTNNLYSRSGIIPPGFPFEEVDQTIGDPRFAQAGGFNAVDYVPDSSIYVDDKGIVITNIPGDVIGIVGGLEMTEDFFGNPITGAPDMGAIEMALPLEQEGILAGWNYFAPNNNVVNDYVDDSTPDVARPGIFGLIGGEVNPEFSSTGGGSRSAPAYDQIGFAFGGLVGTGSDDAEASGVQLTRDFDGNNHRERLDLKVTNTTGDDIEVNGIHFDIKTNFKGGQAVTNYGTVKVIHFTPVSDLNDAFAWRTIGESNLYNFAWQHIDYTTDAMADVILETGETASFRIEIDWADPAATGDPTWFVDNVAISGFAVNPGEPGYSSWAAEYGLLEDENGDDDDDGLLNLYEYGLGGNPTNGFVDGHIPVFGKAESGMQFIHVQRNDDTNLVYELETSVDLISGTWTNAGYEISGTNTLFGEDFDEVTNAVPTDVSQKFIRLNITSQ; the protein is encoded by the coding sequence ATGCTGACCGATGAACAGAGCAGCAGTACGAACCATGTCAATGCACCTTCTGTGTCGGTTGAATTATTTACGAGTGTGACTCAGGGATCCGGTTATACGAAGGCCGGAACATTTAATGCGGAAATCCTGAACATTTCCTATGGTACCTGGGAGCAGTTTGTCGGGACGGTTCCGGCGAGTATTTTAAACGATCGCGATGGGGAATATATTCAGATCCGTTTCACCCGGGATAATCCGGATGCCAGCCACAGAATCTGGATTGATGATGCAAGCCTGACCACATCGATCCCTGTTGCAGCAACATTCTATATCGATGCGGTTAGCGGCAGTGATACCAACAATGGAACCAGTATGGCGACGGCCTGGCAGTCCTTGGATCGCGTAAACAGTGAAGCGTATGGCGAGGGGTCTGAGATTCTGTTGAAACGGAATCAAACGCATTTTGGAAAAATTTATTTATCCGGACAGGGCGGATCCTCCAATGCTCCCTTGGTCATTGGTGCGTATGGTACGGGTGAGCGACCGGTTGTAGATGCCGGAGGATATTTAGCCGGGGTTCATATTGAAGACTGCGAACATATTCTGGTGCGTGATCTTGAAATTACGGGCGACAGCACGAATACCGTGGACGGGAGCGATTCCGGGGATCAGTACGGGGTTTATGTCAATGCCACCTGGGGAAACAGCAGTGATTTTATCACCCTGACCAATCTGCATATTCGCGATATTTATCCGGAGACAGATACCGCAAGTGAGGGCGCCAACCCGACGACCTATATTGGAACCGCGATCTCATTTCAAGGCAGCGGCAATACCAGTGTGAGTTATCGGGTTAATGATATTCTGGTGGTGGATTGCACCATCTCCAACGTGGGGTATAAGGCGATATCCATGAACCGCAGTAACCGGATACTGCTTGAACATAATATGATGTGGGATATCGGCGGGCCGGCCCTTCAGCCGGGGCGCTGCAGCAATGTGGTTGTTCGCGGAAATCTGGTGGATAAATCGGGTTCGTTTTCTGACCCGCGCATGCATGGACGCGGCAGCGGGATCTGGCCGTGGACCTGCGATGATGTCCTCATCGAAGAAAATACCTTCATGCATGCCCGGGGTCGGGCGGACTCGTGCGGCGTGCATATTGACTTCGGTAACCGGGACGTGATTGTACAGCGTAACCTCAGCATCGATAATGCGGGAGGGTTTCTGGAAATTCTGGGGAACAACAGCAATTGCACCTATCGGTATAACATTAGTGTTGATGATGGGACCCGGGTGAAGGGTGTTGTTGATCAGGGCACCATTCCCAACAATCAGGACGGTCACATTTTCTGGTTGAGCGGATTTGTGGGATCGGGGAATGATCCGTTTGGACCCTACAACAGTTACATCTACAACAATACGATTTATGTGAACACCAATATTACCAGCACCTTCAGTTTCCAGGAATGGAGCGAAGGGGTATTAATCGCGAACAATATTTTTCATGTGGACGGCGCTACCACCAACATCACCGGCGACTTTGCTGACGACTACACGCCGGAGATGATTGCGGGCGTATTCTGGACCAATAATCTGTATTCCCGTTCCGGCATAATTCCACCCGGTTTCCCGTTTGAAGAAGTCGATCAAACGATTGGCGATCCCAGGTTTGCTCAGGCCGGCGGTTTTAATGCCGTGGACTATGTTCCGGATTCGTCGATCTATGTGGATGATAAGGGCATCGTGATCACTAACATTCCCGGAGATGTTATTGGGATTGTCGGGGGACTTGAGATGACGGAGGACTTTTTTGGAAATCCGATCACTGGTGCTCCCGACATGGGGGCGATTGAAATGGCGCTTCCATTGGAACAGGAAGGCATACTGGCTGGCTGGAACTATTTCGCGCCGAACAATAATGTGGTGAATGATTATGTGGATGACTCCACGCCTGATGTCGCGAGACCCGGGATTTTCGGCTTAATCGGAGGGGAAGTGAATCCCGAATTTTCTTCGACAGGAGGTGGTTCTCGTTCCGCACCCGCTTATGACCAGATCGGGTTCGCATTCGGTGGCCTGGTTGGAACCGGATCGGATGATGCCGAGGCTTCCGGCGTTCAGCTGACTCGCGATTTTGACGGGAACAACCATAGAGAACGTCTTGATTTGAAGGTCACCAACACTACCGGCGATGATATTGAAGTGAACGGTATTCATTTTGACATTAAGACGAACTTCAAAGGTGGTCAGGCTGTGACCAACTACGGAACGGTTAAAGTGATTCATTTTACCCCGGTCAGCGATTTGAACGATGCTTTCGCGTGGCGGACAATCGGCGAGTCAAATTTGTATAACTTTGCCTGGCAGCATATTGACTATACGACGGATGCTATGGCTGATGTGATTCTGGAAACCGGCGAAACCGCCTCGTTCCGTATTGAGATCGACTGGGCCGATCCCGCCGCAACCGGTGACCCAACATGGTTCGTGGATAACGTGGCCATTTCCGGTTTTGCGGTGAATCCCGGTGAGCCGGGATATTCCTCCTGGGCGGCAGAGTACGGCCTGCTGGAAGATGAGAATGGGGATGATGACGATGATGGGCTGCTGAACCTCTATGAATATGGTCTGGGTGGTAATCCGACCAACGGATTTGTGGATGGGCATATTCCAGTGTTTGGAAAAGCTGAGTCGGGGATGCAGTTTATTCACGTTCAGCGCAACGACGATACGAATCTGGTCTATGAACTGGAAACGTCGGTTGATCTGATTTCCGGGACATGGACCAATGCGGGTTATGAAATTTCAGGAACCAATACCCTGTTTGGAGAAGACTTTGATGAAGTCACGAATGCGGTGCCGACTGATGTTTCTCAAAAATTCATCCGTTTAAATATTACCTCTCAGTAA